The Mytilus galloprovincialis chromosome 7, xbMytGall1.hap1.1, whole genome shotgun sequence genome has a window encoding:
- the LOC143082828 gene encoding uncharacterized protein LOC143082828 has product MQNKLSLTVIVCHFICILCDQNKEQPNREKRFSKFVVGASDNGEDPGVRTEKRLSSFMRIGKSNPEEKRLSSFVRIGKLHPENKRLSSFVRIGKSQLEDELPSAWPYDEKRMSSFVRIGKSMTPNEDISKRLSSFVRIGKNYPEEDKRYSSFVRIGKDLTDALAKRSRTSSFVRIGKSYGELDNGVLPDYELVEKRPHSSFVRIGKANTDPQKRYSSFVRIGKQSDKMGPEYVKIDNADVAAPNDESEESYKLIKDVGSLQGPEEDQNMKRRKRSAELNQPSKRGFIRIGKIPSSSFMRIGRNRLINSLLLRKYIREGRRGHSSFIRIGKRADLPEDSDMHEDGLKFLLQKQDV; this is encoded by the coding sequence ATGCAAAATAAACTTTCACTGACTGTAATAGTTTGCCACTTCATCTGCATACTATGTGATCAAAATAAAGAACAACCGAATCGGGAAAAACGCTTCAGTAAGTTTGTTGTAGGAGCTAGTGATAATGGTGAAGATCCAGGTGTCAGGACAGAAAAACGTCTCAGCTCATTTATGAGAATTGGTAAATCTAATCCTGAAGAAAAACGACTTAGTTCTTTTGTAAGAATAGGGAAATTACATCCTGAAAACAAACGGTTAAGTTCATTTGTAAGAATTGGTAAGTCCCAACTTGAGGATGAACTACCTAGTGCTTGGCCATATGATGAAAAGCGAATGAGCTCTTTCGTAAGGATAGGAAAATCAATGACTCCGAATGAGGATATCAGTAAAAGGTTAAGTTCGTTTGTACGAATAGGAAAAAACTACCCAGAAGAAGATAAAAGATACAGTTCTTTCGTACGGATTGGAAAAGATTTAACAGATGCACTTGCAAAACGAAGTAGAACAAGCTCATTTGTAAGAATAGGGAAAAGTTACGGAGAGCTGGACAACGGTGTATTACCTGATTATGAACTTGTTGAAAAGCGTCCACACTCTTCATTTGTTCGAATTGGAAAGGCCAACACAGATCCACAAAAAAGGTACAGCTCATTTGTGAGAATAGGAAAACAGTCTGACAAGATGGGACCTGAATATGTAAAAATAGACAATGCCGACGTGGCAGCTCCAAACGATGAATCTGAAGAATCATACAAATTGATTAAAGATGTAGGTAGTTTACAAGGACCAGAAGAAGATCAAAACATGAAAAGACGAAAGAGGAGTGCTGAGTTAAATCAACCATCAAAACGAGGATTTATTAGAATTGGAAAGATTCCATCTTCTTCATTCATGCGTATTGGCAGAAACAGATTAATAAATTCTCTTTTACTGAGGAAATACATCAGAGAAGGGCGCAGAGGACATTCGTCTTTCATCAGGATAGGAAAAAGGGCAGATTTACCAGAAGACAGTGACATGCATGAGGATGGTTTAAAGTTTTTGCTACAAAAACAAGATGTGTGA